Genomic window (Microbacterium oxydans):
TCGACGTCGACGGAGGCCCCGAGCCGTCGGAGCTCCCGCGCCAGGGCGAGAGTGAGGGGGTCGGCCAGATCCTCCAGCCGCGCGTCCCGGCTGCGGGCGGCGAGGCCCCCGAGGATGGACATCAGCGTGGCGGCCCCGTGCTCGAGGCGGCCGTCGTCGAAGGAGGAGGGACGGATCGAGGAGACCAGGACCATCGAGCGACGCGCGCGCGTCATGCCGACCGTGAGGAGCCGCTCGCCGTCGGGCGTGGACAGATCCCCAAAGTCGCTCAGCACCCGACCATGCTTGGTGAGGCCGAACCCGAGCGAGAAGATGACACGGTCACGGCTCTCGGCGACCGACTCCTCGAGCGTGAGGACCGCGAACGGCTCGGCGGTGTCGCGCCCGACGAAGTCCGCGACATCGGAGCGGCCGGCGAACGCGGATGTGACCGCGGCACGGACGCGCTCGGCGTGCCGGGCGCTGGCGGTCACGACCATGAGCGACTCGGCCGGACGGTGCACGGCGTGCTCCACGACCAGGGTGACCACGCGGGCGACCTCGGCGTCCGGGCTCTCGACCGCGCCGGAGATCGGGTCCGGAGTGCCGGTGCCGCCCTCGACGTAGTCGACCGTGAGGCTGCCGCGACCGAGGTACGAGCCCGCCCAGGGCAGGGACACGATCTCGCCGCCGTAGAAGGCGTCGTTGATGAGCTCGGCGAGATCCTCCCCGCCGGCGCGATAGCTGCGGGTCAGGGTCATCACGGGCAGGAGCTCGGACAGGCGCTCGAAGACGGAGACGTCGTCGAAGGGCACCTCGGCCTCCCACGACTCCTCCGGATCGACGGCGATGTGGAACGGCGTCGGACGCTGGGTGACCGGATCGCCGAACGCCACGATCTGGCGTGCACGGCGGATCGCCGGCGCGGCCTCGGCGAGGTTGATCGCGGCGGCGTCGACCAGGAGGACGGTGTCGAACTCGACCGACTCGGGGATCTCCGGCACCAGGTACGGGGACGAGATCCAGACCGGAGCCAGCACGTCGACGAGCGTGGGCGCCGCACTGACCACCTGCGCGGTGGTCGCCGCGGACTGGGTCAGCGCACGACGGAGATGCTGCGACTGCTGAGGCTCGTCGACGATCGCGATGCGCCACTGGTTGGCGAGCTGCCAGGCCAGCAGCGGGCCGGCCATCGCGGCGTGCGCCTCGTCGACCAGCCGGAAGTCGCGCTCGAGGCGATCCACGACGGCCGTGTTGGCGCCGAGGAGCGCGCGGTTGTCCTGCAGCGCGCGCTCGAGGAACGACTGCCACCAGGCGAACTCGAGCTCCTCCCCCACCTGCGACTCGGAGACGTGGCGCACCGAGAGCTCCGCCAGCAGCGGCTCCAGCCCCAGCAGGGCGAGTCGGTCGCGCAGCTGTGCGCGCTCGACGAGGTTCTCGAAGACGTCGGACTTCGCGGCGAGTCCGGCCAGCGTGCGCACCAGGCGCGCCACCGGGAGGGATGCCAGGGGCTCACGGCGTCCCAGCGCGGCGTCGAGCTCGGCGAGCTCGGCCTCGACACGCTGCCAGGCCACGTACACGTCGGCGAGACCCAGCGGGATCTCCGGCGCGACGCCGGCCTCGACGAACCGCTGCCACTGGGTGCGCTGGGTCTGGATCCGCAGCAGCGCCTCGTGCATCTCGGTCACGTGCACGCCCGGACGCACGTACTCCTTCGCCAGGCGACGCAGACGCCGACGGTTCGCGCCCGAGAGCCCCGGGGCGTCGCGACGCGAGCCGTGCGCCTGGATGAGTTCCCCGAGGGGGCGCTCGAACACCGTGGGGCTGAACCGATCGAGGGAGTCGCGGATGCCCTGCAGCAGACGCAGGTACTCGCCGAGCTCGTCGATGGTCGCGAACGGCCGCATGTGCGTCTGCGCGATCAGCTCGTAGCCGCGCTCGAGGAGAGCGGGAACGCTGTCCCCGTGCAGTCGACCGGCCAGCTCGTGTGCTGCGCGGGCCGCCTCGGTGCTGGAGAAGGTCACCCCGTACCAGGGCGAGTCGTTCGGGCCGAAGCGGAACTCGCCGAGGCGGGCCGCCTGCGCGAGGGCCGCCGCGGCGTCGGAGCGGTCGGCGGCGAGGCGACGCAGCGCCTCGACCCCGAGTCGTGCGGTCGTGGAAGGGGGCACCGGAAGCGATGCGAGCCGGGTGAGCTGACGGGTCGCGTCGAGGACCGAGGCGTCCATGCCGGCCGCCGGGGCGATGAGCGCCTGCCGATAGTCGCGCAGGACGGTGCGCAGGCGCACGAGCGCGTCGTCCACGTCGCTGACCTTGGGCGCCGTGGCCTTCTCGTTGCGGCCGATCGCCCGGACCAGGTCGCGGCGCACACTCGCGGGTGAGATCGCGAGGCTGTCGAGGCCGATGCCCGCGAGCCGGTGTCGCACGCCGTCCAGCGTCGAGCGGCGCGCGGAGACCACGAGCACCCGCTTGCCACCGCGCACCAGTTCGCCGAGCGCGTTGATCACGGTCTGCGTCCCGCCGGTGCCGGGGAGCGTGGAGACGGTGAGGGAGTGCCCTGCGGCGATGCGCGCGAGCACGGCTTCCTGCTCGGCATCGGCGTCGAGGAGGAGGTTGTCGGATGCCGGGGCGCGGTCGTCGGGCCCGGTGTGGTGCGGCGTGGCACGAGGAGCGGTCACCCGCTCGCGGTCTCCCACGTGTCCGCCCAGCGCATTGAGGACCACGTGGTCGAGGGTCCCCGCATCGCGGGACATCGCCCCGGACACGTCGGCGAAGGTGGACACGACCAGTCGCGGCTCGACCGAGAACGTGTCGATCGAGCGCGTCATCGCCCGCAGGCTGTCGATCACGGGCTGCGGCTTGAAGATGCCGCCGTCGTAGGCGAGAGCGGCGAGCGCCGCGGCATCGATCGTGAGTCCGAAGTGCTCCCGTGCGATCCGGACGAGTTCGGGATTCACCTCGAAGGCACCCTGGAGCTTGAGCTCGAAGTCGGAGTGGTGACGACGGATCGCGAGCGGACGCAGCAGCACCGGCGCGGCGAACCCCGCTCCCCCGATACGCCACCGCGCGACGCCGACGGCGAGGTGGACGGCCTCGATCCCGCGGACCGTGCGGAGCTCGGTGTTCTTGGCGGTGATCCGCTCGGCGGCGAGTCGCGCCGTGCGCAGCCCCACCTCGTCACGGAAGAGGTTCGACAGGAGAGTCGACTTCCCGGTGATGAACTGCGGGAGGCTGCCGGGATGCGCCTTGGAGATGTCGATGCCCGACTCCGGGCTGTCGCGGAAGCTGACCAGGGGCGACGGACCACCGAGATCGGCGGCCTCGGCCCTCAATCTGGTGCGCTCCGCCTCGGCTGCGTGCGCGATCTCGAAGCCCGTCGTGGTCTCGTGCAGATCGCCGATCGACACAGCAGCGTCCACCGCTGTGTCATCCGCCGTCTTGTCTTCACGTCGCCACACAATGACACCCTAGGCGCGTGACCGCGCGAGGCGGGGTATCCCGGGCGGGTTTCCGCCGAATTTCCGCCGTTCGACGGGAGATTCGCACTCCTCCTCCCACGCATGCGGCCGCTCCACGTTCTCCACGAAGCGCAGGATGCGCGGACGCCGGTGTCCTCGCGGACGGTCAGGATGGTGGCATGACCTTCCGCTACGACTTCGCGCCGACGCCGTTCGGCGATGCCCTCGCGGTGTTCTCCGACGAGGGCATCGTGCGATTCGACCTCTCCGAGTCCGAGGACCCGTCAGTCCCCTGGCTCCTCGAGGGCGTCTCCCGGCAGCTTCATGCCGTGCCGGAGCCCGACCCGGGCGCCGCCGATGAGCTCGCGCACCTGCTGGCCGACTACTTCGACGGCCGGCCCGTCCGGTTCGAGGAGCACCTCCGTCTCGACTGGCGGCTCGTGGAGGGCTTCCCGCTGACGGCACTGCAGACCATCTGCAGCATCGAGTGGGGCCAGACCATGAGCTACGGGGAGGTCGCCGTGGTCGCGGGGCATCCCGGTGCGGCGCGCGCGGTCGGCACGGCCTGCCGCCTGACGCCGTTCTCGATCATCGTGCCCGTGCATCGGGTGGTCCGGTCCGACGGCACCCCGGGGCACTACGGCGCGCACCCGGAACGCAAGAGGTTCCTTCTCGATCTCGAGGCCGGCTGACCAGCCCCGACGCACGACGTGGACCCGGCGAGTAGGCCGCCGGGTCCACGCCTCGGGCTGATGATCGGTGCCGATATCCGTCAGTGTTCGACGGCCTTCTCCGCGCCGAAGCCGGTCAGCGAGCGCACCTCCATCTCCGCGGCGAGTTCCGGAGACTCCTTCCGGGTGCTCGTGATCGTTCCCAGCCAGCCGAGCAGGAAGCCGAGCGGGATGGAGACGATGCCGGGGTTGTTCATCGGCCACACGGCGATGTCGATCCCGGGGATCATCGACGTCGGTGTTCCCGAGAACACGGGCGAGAGCACGATGAGCAGGATCGCCGAACCGAGACCGCCGTACATGCTCCACACGGCGCCGCGCGTGGTGAACCGGCGCCAGAAGAGCGAGTACAGGATCGTCGGCAGGTTCGCCGAGGCCGCGACGGCGAAGGCCAGCGCGACCAGGAAGGCGATGTTCTGACCCTGTGCGCCGATGCCACCGAGGATCGCCAGGATGCCGATCACGATCACGGTGCGACGCGCGACCCGCACCTCGCCGTTGGGGTCGGCCTCGACCGGGTTGCCCGCCGCGTCCTTGCGCCCCTTCTGGATGACGTTCGCGTAGATGTCATGGGCGAACGAGGCCGCGGCGGTGATGGTCAGCCCGGCGACCACGGCGAGGATCGTCGCGAACGCGACCGCCGAGATGAAGCCGAGAAGCACCGGGCCGCCGAGCCGGAGTGCCAGGAGCGGCGCCGCGGAGTTGACGCCACCGGGCGCGGCCGCGATGACGTCTGCTCCGACCAGCGCGCCGGCCCCGTAGCCGAGGACCAGCGTCAGCAGGTAGAAGCCGCCGATCAGCCAGATCGCCCACACCACCGAGCGACGAGCCTCCTTGGCGGTCGGCACGGTGTAGAAGCGCATCAGCACGTGCGGGAGGCCCGCGGTGCCGAGGACGAGCGCCATGCCGAGCGACAGGAAGTCCCAGGGGTTCGCGCCGTACTGCAGTCCCGGGGCGAGGATCGCGTCGCCCTTGTCGGAGTTCGCGACCGCGGCCTCGAGCACCGTGTTCAGACTGAAGCCGTTGATGGCGAGCACCCAGATGGTCATGCCGACCGCTCCGCCGATCAGGAGGAACGCCTTCACGATCTGCACCCAGGTCGTCCCCTTCATGCCGCCGATCAGCACATACACGATCATCAGCACGCCGACGACGGCGATCACGATCGACTGCCCGACCCGACCGTCGATGCCGAGCAGCAGGGACACGAGCCCGCCGGCGCCGGCCATCTGGGCCAGGAGGTAGAAGAAGCACACCGCCAGGGTCGTGATCGCGGCCGCCATGCGCACCGGACGCTGCTGGAGACGGAACGACAGCACGTCCGCCATCGTGAACTTGCCGGTGTTGCGCATCAGCTCCGCGACGAGCAGCAGCGCCACGAGCCAGGCCACGAGGAAGCCGATCGAGTAGAGGAACCCGTCATACCCGTTGATCGCGATCGCGCCGCAGATGCCGAGGAACGACGCCGCGGAGAGGTAGTCGCCCGCGATCGCGAAGCCGTTCTGCGGTCCCGTGAACGAGCGTCCGGCGGCGTAGTAGTCCGCCGCGGTCTTGTTGTTCCGACTGGCCCGGATCACGATGAACAGCGTCACCGCAACGAAGGCCAGGAAGATCGAGATGTTGAAGACGGGGTTGATCTCCAAGGTGACGTCCGTCGCCGTGCGGATGCCGTTCATGCCTGGGCCTGCGCCTTCTCGAGGTCTTCACGGATCTCGGTCGCCAACGGGTCGAGCTTGCGATTCGCGAAGGAGACGTACGCCATAGTGATGCCGAACGTCGTGACGAACTGTCCGAGACCGAGGAGCAGTCCGACGGTGATATCCCCCCACACGCGCTGCGCCATGAATTCCGTCGCGAATGCGGCGAGGAGCACATAGACGAAATACCACACGAGGAAGAAAGCGGCGAGCGGGAAGATGAACGATCTCTGCGTCCGTTTCAACCGGAGGAATGTCGGGGACTGCTCGACGGCGATGTAGTCGATCGCGCCGTTCGGTTCTGCGTGCGTCTGGTCGCTCATGGGGCCTCCTTGCCACATGTCCGGTCCTCGCACGAGGACACCGTGCGAGTGGTAGGGTCGACGCTACGAAACGGGGAACGACGTCGTCACCCCCGGAAGTAGGTACTCGTGAGCTCACCGCTCTCCCTCGAACCAGAGGCGGAACTCGTCGCCAACGCGGTGCGCGAGCTCGCCAGGCGTACACGCTTCCCGGTCGCGTTCGGCGGCCTGATCGAAGAGGGCGTGGTCAGCGTCACGAGCATCGTCGGCGCACGCACCCGATCGCTGGACGGACTGCGCGTACGCCCCGAGCGCGGCCTCGGCGGGCGGGCGATGATGGAGCTGCGTCCGCGGATGACGAGCGACTACGGCTCCTCCCAGCAGATCACCCACGACTACGACGTGTTCGTGCTCGGCGAGGGACTGCGCACCCTCCTCGCCCTCCCCATCATCGTGCAGGGACGATCCCGCGGAGTCCTCTACGCCGGCGGATGGGACGAGGAGCAGGTGGGCGGCGTGACCACGGCGCCCGCCATGCAGGTGGCGCAGTCGGTCGCGGACGAGCTGCGCATCCGTGACGAGGTGCAGCGACGCCTGCAGACGAGCGTCGCCGGGAGCGAGGTCGTCGCACCCCCGCAGCGCGAGGAGCTCCGCGAGAGCTTCGCCGAGCTGCGGAGCATCGCCGCCTCGGTCGACGACGCCGACATCCGCGCCCGGATCGCGCAGGTCGAGCGACGCCTCGTGGCGCTCGCGGGGGAGGCGGCACCGGTCACCACGGGAACGGTGCCGACGATCCACCTGTCCCCCCGCGAGACCGACGTGCTCGCGTGCGCCGCGCTGGGCTCGACGAATGCGGAGATCGCCTCGCAGCTGGGACTGCGCGAGGGCACGGTCAAGGCCTATCTCGGCACCGCGATGTCGAAACTCGACGCCTCCACCCGCCATGCCGCGGTGACCCGAGCACGACGCGCGGGGCTCCTCCCCTGACGACCGAGGAAATGAATTGTGACAATGCACAATTCTCGCCTTGTTGCATTTCTTCTCGGGAGGTAAAGTCGCACGCATGGCGAGACGAATTGTGCATCAGCTGGTCGACGACATCGATGGCAGTGTCCTGGAGGTCGGCGACGGCGAGACAGTGCATTTCTCTCTCAATGGCGCTTCCTACGAGATCGACCTGAACGCGGACCACGCCGAGGAATTGCGAAAGGCGCTGGAGCCCTATATCGCCGCCGGACGGCGTGCCGGTTCCTCCAGCACCCCGCGCACCTCCGCGCCCCGTAAGCGGCAGGCACGCAACCCGGAGGTCGCGGCCATCCGGGCGTGGGCGAACGACAACGGCTACACGCTCTCGGAGCGCGGGCGCATTCCCGCGCCCATCCTCGACGCGTACCACGCCGCTCACTGATCTCCGGCCGAGAGGCGGATCAGCGGAAGACTATTCGGTCGTCTCCTGCAGCCAGGATTCGTCGCGCAGAGTGATCTCATCGGTCATGTCCGCGAGGAATCGGATCACGACATCGCGCTCGGCGGGCGTCAGACGCGCCGCGGAATAGAAACGCTTGGCCTGCTGCCGGCCGACCGTCTCCATCGCCGCCCGCCGGGTCTCCGGAGTGATGGTGATGTGGAGCGCTCGGCGATCCGTCGGATGCGGTGCCCGCTTGATGTGCCCTCCGTGCTCCAGGCGGTCGAGGAGCTTGGTGGTCGCGGCCGTCGAGACACCGAGGTGATGCGCGATCCCACCCGGCGTGGCCACGAGATTCCTGTTCGCGCACACGATCAGATAGTGCAGCGCCCGCATGTCGGTCTCGTTGAGGCGCATGTAGCGACGCGACGCCTGTGAGAGCACCTGCTCGGCTTCACGGAGGCTCGCCAGCGACTCCATGAGCCGTGCGATCTGCTTCAGATCCTCGGGAGGAACGCCGGTCCGGTCGATCAGCGTGCTGCGCGGATCGCTGGCTTCCACGTCGTAGATCGCCGCGTGGCTCAGACCGTCGGGAGCCTCGTTCGCGCGGCTCACGGCGCCCGCCTGCGGCGACGGCGAATCCTGCGCGCCGATCCGCGGGGTGGTGCCGGGCTCCGTGTCCATGCGATCATGTTACACACCAACAGTTTCATGCTAAGTTGATTACTCACCAAGTTAGCTACATTCGAGAGGCTCAAGGTCAGGGAGATGCCATGGACGACGTGACCCTCCTCGCCGAAGACGGGACCGCCGTCGGCACGCTGCCGAAGAGCGAGGTCCACACCACCGACACTCCCCTGCATCTGGCCTTCTCCTGCTACGTCCTCGACACCGACGGACGCCTGCTGATGACCCGCCGCGCGCTGTCCAAGCGGACCTGGCCCGGGGTCTGGACGAACAGCTTCTGCGGACACCCGCGACCGGACGAGGCGATGACGGACGCGGTGCGTCGACACGGCCTCGCCGAGCTCGGTCTGGGCCTCTCCGACATCCGACTCGCCCTCCCGGACTACCGGTACCGCGCCGTCGACGCGAGCGGCATCGTCGAGAACGAGATCTGCCCGGTGCACGTCGCGGTCATCGAGGGCACGCCCTCCGCCAACCCGGCCGAGGTCGCGGAATGGACCTGGGTCGAGGCGCCCGCCGTGCTCGAAGCCGTCACACACGCTCCGTTCGCTTTCAGCCCCTGGCTCGTCGAGCAGCTGCCCCTGCTGCGCCGCCTCGGTGAGGTCTGACGCATGAGTGCGACGGCGACGGAGGAGACGCTCGGGACGCGGATCGAAGAGGCGCTGCGACACCGCCTCTCCGAGCGCCGCGCTGCGGCCGAGCAGTACGGCAGTGAATTCGTCGAGCTCTGGGAGACGGCGGCGGAGCACGTCCTGGGTGGCAAGCTCATCCGCCCTCGCCTGCTCATGGACCTGTTGCACGCGCTGACGCCCGCTCCGCTCTCGGAGGATGAGACGCATCGTGCAATCGATGTGGCCGCCCACGTCGAGCTGCTGCACTTCGCCTTCCTCCTGCACGACGACGTGATCGACGGAGACCTGATCCGACGTCGGCGACCGAACCTGATCGGCACGCTCGCGGCTGGGCGTCCGGAAGAGTCCGGCGAGCCCGCGCTGCATTGGGCGCGCTCGAGTGCGATCCTCCTCGGAGACCTCCTGCTGTCGTCCGCCGTGCTCGGGTTCGCGCGCGCCGACGTGGCACCGGAGGCCCGCGAGCGGCTGCTCTCCCTGCTGGAGCAGACGATCTTCGAGACGGTCGCCGGGGAGCACGCCGACGTGGCCCTGAGCGACGGGGTGATCGCCCCCGACCTGCGCACCATCCTGTCGACGAGCGCCTACAAGACGGCGACCTACTCCTTCGTCCTTCCCCTGCGCGCCGCGGCGGTGCTGGCCGGATCCTCGCCCTCCGCCGAAGAGGAGCTCACGGCGATCGGCCACCGGCTCGGTCTCGCGTATCAGCTGCAGGACGACCTGCTCTCGGTGTTCGGCGACCCGGAGGAGCACGGCAAGGACGCCTTCTCCGACCTGCGCGAGGGCAAGGAGACGGCGATCATCGCGTATGCGCGCCTGACGAGCCACTGGGACAGCATCGAGCTGCACTTCGGGCGGTCCGACCTCGATCTCGCCGACGGCGCCTATACCCGCGATCGTCTGCGCGAGTGCGGTGCGGAGGCATTCGTGCAGGGCCTCGTGCGCGAGCACCTCGACGCCGTGTCGAGCGCCCTCTCCCACGCGGAGTCCGCCGGCACGCTCTCGACCGCCGCCGGACGCACGGTTCGCGGCCTGGCCTCCCGCGTCGAGAGTCGACGCCGATGACCGCGAACCCCGCCCAGCCGGGCGACGACACCGCGCTGCGCCGCTTCAACCGCACCGCCGAGATCGCGACCACCGACGTCATCCGCACCTACTCGACGTCGTTCGGCCTCGCGACGCGCCTTCTCGGGCAGCGGCACCGTCAGCACGTCCGCAACATCTACGCCATGGTGCGCATCGCCGACGAGATCGTGGACGGGGTGGCGGCGGAGGCCGGACTCGACGCCACCGCGCAGTCGGCCGCCCTGGACTCGTACGTCGCCGAGACGCACCGCTCGATGCGCAGCGGATACAGCAGCGACCTGATCCTGCACGCCTTCGCCCGGACCGCCCGAGAGTGCGGGATCGGCGAGGACCTCACCCGGCCCTTCTTCGACTCCATGCGGGCCGACATCGCCCGGGACTCCGGATTCGCCGCATACGACGCGGACGCCCACGCGGCCTACGTCTACGGCTCCGCGGAGGTCGTGGGGCTAATGTGTCTGCAGGTGTTCCTGCGGGACGCCGACCGCACTCCCTCCGAGCTCGACACGCTGCACCGCGGGGCTCGTCAGCTCGGCGCCGCGTTCCAGAATGTGAACTTCCTGCGCGATCTCGCCGACGACACGGATCGACTGCGGCGCGGATACCTCGGTGGCACCGAGCGCCTGACCGACGCCGACCGCGACACCTGGGTCGACACGATCGACCGACAGCTCGCCGACGCCCGGGCCGCGATCCCCCTGCTGCCGAAGGACTCCCGGGCGGCCGTCCGCAGCGCCCTCGCGCTGTTCGCGGCGCTCACCCGACGCGTCGCGAAGACACCCGCCGACCAGCTGTACCAGCGCCGCGTGCGGGTCCCCGATCCGATCAAGGCCGTGCTCGCCGCTCGAGCGGTCCTGACCACGGCGATGGAACGCGACCGATGAGCCGGGTCGTGGTCATCGGCGCGGGTGTCGCCGGGCTCGCGACGGCCGGCCTGCTCGCGCGGGACGGGCACGAGGTGGTCGTCCTCGAGAAGAACGATCGCGTCGGCGGGCGCGCCGGGACGATCGAGCGCGAGGGGTTCCGCTTCGATTCCGGACCCTCGTGGTACCTCATGCCCGAGGTCTTCGACCACTTCTTCGCCATGATGGGCACCACCACCGAGGAGCAGCTCGACCTCCGTCTGCTCGACCCCGGCTACCGGGTCTTCCGCTCCCCCGGGTCTGCGGAAGCCGTGACCGTGCCCGCCGGTCGCGCCGCGGTCGGTCGACTGTTCGAGTCGCTGGAGCCCGGGTCTTCGCGGGCGCTCACCGCCTACCTCGACTCCGCGCACCATGCCGGAGCCATGGCGCAGAAGTACTTCCTCTACAACCCGTTCACCCGGATGCGGTCGCTGGCCGTCCCGGAGGTGCTGCGCGCGCTCCCCCGCCTGTTCACGCTGCTCGGCACGCGGCTGCAGTCGTTCGCCGCACGCCGCTTCCGCCACCCGGTCGTGCGTCAGATCCTCGGCTATCCGGCGGTGTTCCTCGGCACCGATCCGCGGAGCGCCCCCGCGATGTACCACCTGATGAGCGCTCTCGACCTCGATCAGGGCGTCAGCTATCCCCAGGGCGGCTTCTGGCGCGTGGTCGAGCGGATCGAAGCCCTCGCCCTCGAGGCGGGCGTCCGGATCGTGACCGGAGCGGATGTCACCGGCATCCGGACCCGGGACCACGACGGCGCCACGCATGCGACCGGCGTCGCCTGGGTCGATGCGTCGGGGGCCGCGCACGTCGAGGAGGCCGACATCGTGGTGTCCGCGGCGGATCTGCACCACACCGAGACCGCACTGCTGCCGCGCTCCCTGCAGACCTACCCGGAGTCGTGGTGGGCGCGCCGAACCAGTGGACCGGGCGGGGTGCTGGTGATGCTGGGCGTGCGCGGCGCCCTGCCCGAGCTGCCGCACCACTCGCTGTTCTTCACCGACGACTGGGACGCGAACTTCGACGCCATCTTCGGCCCCGATCCGTCCGTGCCCACCCCGGCATCGACCTACGTGTGCCGGCCGAGCGCCACGGATCCGGACGTCGCTCCCGCGGACCACGAGAACCTCTTCGTGCTGGTGCCCGTTCCCGCGGACGTCGACCTCGGCCACGGCGGATCCGACGGCGGAGGCTCGCCGGAGGTCGAACGCGCGGCCGATGCCGCGATCGACCAGATCGCCGCCTGGGCGGACGTCCCCGACCTCCGCGAGCGCATCGTCGTCCGCGAGACGAAGGGTCCGGCGGACTTCCGCGACGACTACCGCTCGTGGCGAGGCGGGATGCTGGGCCCCGCGCACATCCTGTCGCAGAGCGCCATGTTCCGGGCCCAGAACGCGTCCCGTCGCGTGCGCGGCCTCTTCTACGCGGGCGCGACGACGGCGCCGGGCGTGGGAGTGCCGATGTGCCTGATCAGTGCGGAGATCGTACTCAAGCGGATGCGCGGCGATCACTCACCCGGGCCGCTCGCCGTCCCCGAGCCGTCCGCCGTCGGGACGGAGCGTCCGTGATGGGCGCGGTGTACCTGCTCGCCCTGCTGATCTCGTTGGGGTGCATGCTGCTGCTGGACTGGCGGTTCCGCCTGTTCTTCTGGCGGGACGCGGTCTCGGCGTCGGTCGTGACGGC
Coding sequences:
- a CDS encoding phytoene/squalene synthase family protein yields the protein MTANPAQPGDDTALRRFNRTAEIATTDVIRTYSTSFGLATRLLGQRHRQHVRNIYAMVRIADEIVDGVAAEAGLDATAQSAALDSYVAETHRSMRSGYSSDLILHAFARTARECGIGEDLTRPFFDSMRADIARDSGFAAYDADAHAAYVYGSAEVVGLMCLQVFLRDADRTPSELDTLHRGARQLGAAFQNVNFLRDLADDTDRLRRGYLGGTERLTDADRDTWVDTIDRQLADARAAIPLLPKDSRAAVRSALALFAALTRRVAKTPADQLYQRRVRVPDPIKAVLAARAVLTTAMERDR
- the crtI gene encoding phytoene desaturase family protein, whose protein sequence is MSRVVVIGAGVAGLATAGLLARDGHEVVVLEKNDRVGGRAGTIEREGFRFDSGPSWYLMPEVFDHFFAMMGTTTEEQLDLRLLDPGYRVFRSPGSAEAVTVPAGRAAVGRLFESLEPGSSRALTAYLDSAHHAGAMAQKYFLYNPFTRMRSLAVPEVLRALPRLFTLLGTRLQSFAARRFRHPVVRQILGYPAVFLGTDPRSAPAMYHLMSALDLDQGVSYPQGGFWRVVERIEALALEAGVRIVTGADVTGIRTRDHDGATHATGVAWVDASGAAHVEEADIVVSAADLHHTETALLPRSLQTYPESWWARRTSGPGGVLVMLGVRGALPELPHHSLFFTDDWDANFDAIFGPDPSVPTPASTYVCRPSATDPDVAPADHENLFVLVPVPADVDLGHGGSDGGGSPEVERAADAAIDQIAAWADVPDLRERIVVRETKGPADFRDDYRSWRGGMLGPAHILSQSAMFRAQNASRRVRGLFYAGATTAPGVGVPMCLISAEIVLKRMRGDHSPGPLAVPEPSAVGTERP
- a CDS encoding polyprenyl synthetase family protein; its protein translation is MSATATEETLGTRIEEALRHRLSERRAAAEQYGSEFVELWETAAEHVLGGKLIRPRLLMDLLHALTPAPLSEDETHRAIDVAAHVELLHFAFLLHDDVIDGDLIRRRRPNLIGTLAAGRPEESGEPALHWARSSAILLGDLLLSSAVLGFARADVAPEARERLLSLLEQTIFETVAGEHADVALSDGVIAPDLRTILSTSAYKTATYSFVLPLRAAAVLAGSSPSAEEELTAIGHRLGLAYQLQDDLLSVFGDPEEHGKDAFSDLREGKETAIIAYARLTSHWDSIELHFGRSDLDLADGAYTRDRLRECGAEAFVQGLVREHLDAVSSALSHAESAGTLSTAAGRTVRGLASRVESRRR